The nucleotide window CGGCCGCTTTCCAGTGATTAAGCTGTCCCAAGAAGACCTGGAGATTACCAACGGCCCTCCGCAGCAGAGAAGACGTTTCTGCAATATTCTGCTTTCGCAGGTATCTGTACGATATCTGGGTTTGTTGAAAGAGTATGAACGCATTGTTAAACAACGAAATTGCATTCTGAAAGAGGGCTTGAGCGGTCGGTCGAACAGGGGGGCGGGTGTGGAAATTTGGGATGGTCCTTTGATGAACAAGGCGGCGGGGATTTCAGAGTTGCGTGGCAAGATGGTGAATGAGTTGAATCCGCTTTTACAAGCGTTGTATCAACAATTCACCGACAAGGGGGACATTTTAGCGCTGGAGTATCTTCCTGATGTGGCTGTGCAGAAGGATGAATCCTATGCCTCAGCTTTTCAACGGCGCTTGAATCATTGTCGCCGGCAGGAACACCAACGAGGCATCACACTGATTGGCCCCCACCGCGATGATTTTAAATTTTTCATCAACGAAAAAGAATTGCGTTTATTCGGTTCCAGCGGGGAACACAAAAGCGTCGCCATTTGTCTGAAAGCAGCGGAAGGGGTTTTAATCCGTCGGAAGCTCGATCGGCTGCCGCTCGTGCTGTTGGATGATCTGTATGCAGAGTTGGACTGGGATCGGGGAGCGCGCGCGCTTCAGCTGTTTTCCGACGATCTGCAGTGTTTTGTCACCGGGACCTCCTTTGATTATCAGGCGCTGCAGTCCCAGCCGGCTGCAAGCGGGCAGGTGCTGTGGATGCGCGCGGGAGCGTTGGAGAGGGTGTAGCATGGCGGATACGGTTAAAACATTGGCGCATTCCTTGGATGAACTGATCGATAAACTGGGCTTTCAGAATAAGTTGAAAGAGCAGACAGTGATCCGGGAATGGAGCAGCATCGTGGGACCGCAGATCGGCCGTATCGCCAAGCCGGAAAAAATTTTTGACCGGGTGCTCTATCTGAGGGTCGCCAATATGAGTTGGCGCACCGAGTTGACGTTTCACAAGCAGACGATCTTGCAGCAAATTGAAAAACGGATCGGCAAAAGTATCGTGAGTGATTTGAGATTCTATTAATCGTGGAAAGGGCATGAATAAAAAGTTGAAAGAGCCGGTTTACGACGCCAGTCAAATACAGGTTCTCAAGGGATTGGAAGCCGTACGCATGCGGCCGGCGATGTACATCGGCGATGTCTCGGTGCGCGGATTGCATCATCTGGTCAATGAAGTGGTTGATAACAGCATCGATGAAGCGTTGGCCGGCTATTGTACTGAGATCGATGTGTCCATCAACAAAGACGGTTCGGTATCTGTGGAAGATAACGGCCGCGGCATTCCGGTTGATCTTCATCCGGAGGAGAAGAAATCCGCCCTCGAGGTGGTGATGACCGTATTGCACGCCGGTGGAAAATTTGATAAAAAAGCCTACAAGGTCTCCGGCGGATTGCATGGGGTGGGCGTCTCCGTGGTGAACGCGCTGTCCGAATGGATGGTGGTGGAGGTGGCGCGCGGCGGCAAAGTGTACCGACAGCGCTACGAAAGAGGATTTCCGACTACGCCGGTTAAAATCGTCGGACAACGTAAAACGACCGGGACGAAAACCACCTTTTTACCGGACGGCACGATTTTCAAAAAACGCAAATTCAGTTTTGAGATTATCGTCGAGCGTCTGCGCGAGTTGGCATTTCTCAACAAGGACATTAAAATCTCCATCACCGACAAGAACACCAACAAGTCGGAAAAATTCAAATACAAAGGCGGTCTGACCGCGTTTGTGGAGTATCTGGATCAAAATCGCACCTCCATCAGCAAAAAGATCATCTACATCTCAGCCGAGCGGGATGGCATTCCTGTGGAAGCGGCGTTGGCGTACAACGACTCGTACAACGACAACATCTATTCCTACGTCAATAACATTCATACCATCGAAGGCGGCACCCATGAAGTGGGCTTTAAGGCGGCCCTGACCCGCACGCTCAATAATTTTGCAGTTAAAAACAAATTGATCAAGAACAACGACGCCACCTTGAGCGGCGACGATGTTCGTGAGGGACTGACCGCTATCATCAGCATCAAGATCAAAGATCCGCAGTTTGAGGGTCAGACCAAGACCAAACTCGGCAACAGCGAGGTGAAGGGAACGGTCGAAGCGATCATCAACGAAAACCTCTCGCGCTTTCTGGACGCCAATACGATTGTTGGAAAGCGCATTATTGAGAAATGCATTGTGGCGGCCCGCTCCCGCGAAGCGGCGCGCAAAGCCCGCGAGTTGACGCGGAGAAAGTCGGCGTTGGAAAATGAAAGCCTGCCCGGCAAGCTGGCGGATTGCTCCTGGACCGAGGCGGAGAAAACCGAGATATTCATCGTCGAGGGCAATTCGGCCGGCGGCAGCGCCAAACAGGGCCGCGATCGCCGGTTTCAGGCCATTTTACCCTTGCGCGGCAAGATCCTCAATGTTGAAAAAGCCCGACTGGACAAGATTTTATCCAACGAAGAAATTCGTACGATTGTGGCGGCCATGGGGACCGGCATCGGCCGGGAGGAATTCAATCTGGATAAATTGCGCTACCACCGCATCATCATTATGACCGATGCTGATGTCGACGGCGCGCACATCCGTACCCTTCTGTTGACTTTTTTCTTTCGTCATATGAAAAGCGTGATCGAAAACGGTCATCTGTACATCGCCAATCCGCCGCTGTTTCGCGTTCAACGGGGCGGCGATGAACTCTATGTCTATGACCACGAGGAGTTGGAGGCGGCGATCAAACGGATGAGCAAGGACGGCGGCAAAAACATTGTTACCCAGCGCTACAAGGGTTTGGGTGAAATGAATCCCGAACAGCTCTGGAAAACCACCATGGATCCACAGAGCCGGACGTTGCAGCAGGTGACCATCGAGGAGGCGTTTGAAGCGGATCATATTTTTTCCATGCTCATGGGCGATGAGGTTGAAAACAGACGTAAATTTATCGAGGAGAATGCCAAGTACGTCCGGAATTTGGATATCTGAGAGAGAACGGGAAGCGGACAGTCTATGCTGGAATTGAAAGAAAAGATCGTACCGGTTTTAATTGAAGAGGAGATGCGCAACGCCTACATCGATTATTCGATGTCGGTCATTGTGTCCCGGGCACTCCCTGATGTCCGTGATGGTTTAAAACCGGTGCATCGGCGTGTGTTGTATGCGATGATGGATTTAGGGCTGCGCTATCCCGCGGCTTATAAGAAGAGCGCCCGCATCGTCGGGGAAGTGCTGGGCAAGTATCACCCGCACGGCGATTCGGCGGTGTATGAGACCATGGTACGCATGGTGCAGAATTTCAGTCTGCGCTATCCCCTGGTGGATGGACAGGGCAACTTTGGCTCCATCGACGGCGATGACGCCGCCGCCATGCGCTACACGGAAGCGCGGCTGGCGCGCATTTCAGACGAGATCTTGCGCGATCTCGATAAAGAGACGGTTCCGTTTGTCCCCAATTTCGACGAAACGCTGAAAGAACCCTCGGTGCTGCCGACGCTGCTGCCGGCGCTGCTGGTGAACGGCGCGGCGGGCATTGCGGTCGGCATGGCCACCAACATGCCGCCGCATAATTTGGGAGAGGTGGTGGATGCGCTGGTGGCTCTGATCGATCATCCGGAACTGAAGCCGCTCGATTTTAAAAAGTACATCAAAGGGCCGGATTTTCCGACCGGCGCGCTCATCGTGGGCGATGAAGAGATCGACAATTATTTCAAGACCGGACGCGGCAAGTTGACGGTGCGCGCCCGTGTGCATACCGAAGACGTCAGCGGCGGCCGACAGCGCATCGTGGTGAATGAGATTCCTTATCAGGTCAACAAGACCGCCCTCATTGAACGCGTGGCTGAACTGGTGCGTGATAAAAAGATCGAAGGCATCTATGACATCCGCGACGAGTCGGATCGTGAGGGCATGCGGATCGTTTTTGAATTGCGCAAAGAGACTGACGCCGAATCCACGCTCAAAGAACTGTTCAAGCACTCTCAGCTGCAGACCACGTTCGGCGTCATTATGTTGGCGCTGGTCGACGGCCAGCCGCAGGTGCTCACCATGAAGCAGCTGCTTTCGGAGTTCATCAAGTTCCGTCATGAGGTCGTTCTCCGGCGTACGCGCTTTGAATTGGATCAAGCGGAAAAGCGAGCCCATATCCTCGAGGGGCTGAAAATCGCGCTGGATCATATCGATGAGATCGTCCAATTGATTAAAAAGTCACGGGATGTAGCCAACGCCCGAACCGGGCTGATGAAAAAATTCCGCCTTTCCGAGATTCAGGCCAACGCCATCCTGGAAATGCGCCTGCAGCGGCTGACCGGCCTGGAACGGAAAAAAATCGAAGAAGAATATCTTGCATTGATCAAGCTGATCCAAAAACTGAAATCTTTGCTGAACAGCAAAGCGTTGCGGCTGCAGCTGGTTAAGCAGGAACTGTTGGAGCTCAAAGAAAAATACGGCGACGGCCGGCGCACGCAAATTCTGGCCCAGGGCGGCGGCGACACGCTGAAAGAGATGGTGTCCGAGGAGACCTTTATCATCGCCATGACCGCCAACGGACACATCATGCGCTTCCCGATCTCCGAATACGAAGCGCTGAAAGACAAAATAAAAAACGAGTTGGGCAAAGACTGCATTCGGACGGTGTTCCGTTCGGTCAGCAGCCATTATGTCTTGGTTATAGGCCGCAGCGGTCACGCATTCGTTCTGCGAACCAGCTATATCCCGCTATCCAATTCGATTGAATCGTTTACGCCGTTGAGCCGCCTCGTGCAGTTGTCCCGGGAGGAATCCTTCATCGAGTGCATCGAAGTGGCCAAGTTTGTTGAAGATCAATATGTTTTGTTGGCCACCGCGAACGGTCTGGTGAAGCGGATCGCCCTGTCCGAGTTCGTCAAAGTCAAGCCCACCGGAACACCGGTGATCAATTTGAAGGAGGAGGATCAGGTGGTGGCGGCGCAATTGACCGGCGGCCATCAAGAGATCCTCATGGCCACGGCCCTGGGCAAGTGCATCCGCTTCAGCGAAGAGGAGGTCCGCGACATGGGCTTGTCGGCGGGCGGCATTCGCGGCATCGATCTGGAGAAAAAAGACACCGTGGTCTCGATGATCGCGCTCTCGCCCGGCAAGGCCAAGACCAGTCTGTGCACCCTGACCCATCTGGGCTATGGAAAACGCAGCGATCTGAGCGAATACAGCACTTATCATCGCGGCGGCAAAGGGGTGGTGAATTACAAGATCTCCCCCAAGGTCGGCCGCGTGATCGGCATCGTCGAAGTGAGAGAGAACGATGTGATCGTCTGGCTTTCGAAAAAGGGTAAACAGAAGCGGTTGAAAGCGAAAGAGATAAAAGGGATGGGTCGGGCGACGCAGGGGGCGGCCGTGGCGGCGCTTAAACAGGGGGATGAAATCGCCGAGTTGTTTGTTTTAATGCAAGAAAATGATCGCAAATAAAAGCGTGTTGATCATCGCCTGGGTGGTGATGATGCTCAGCATCATTTCTTAAAATCCGAGAAAGACTCTGTAAAGAAAGGTAGTAACCGCGTGACGGGTTTTGAGGAGGGGAAGCGGAGACTGGCGACGGCGCTGGTTGAACGTGTGGTGAACGGCAAAGAACATTGGACCTGCCGGCAGATCTTGCAGGAGCCGATGCCCGAATTCGCCAAGGAGAACATCATCGCCTTGGCTCAGCGGCGGCTCAAACAGGAAAAACCGTTTTCGTGGAATCCCACCGCCGACTTTGACGTCAACGATGTTGAAGTTCGCACCAGTTTTGAGAAACTGGTCGCCGCCCTGGTACGCAGCATGCGGCTCTCGCATGCCGAGCTGGAACACTGTCTGCGCGAAGCGGTGTATTTGCGATTCGATGTATTGTTGAAACCGCAAAGCACTATCGAAGGGCTGCTGTTTCGTCCAGCGGAGCGGCTGGATAAAAAAATCGCTCTGTACAAACTGGATCTGCTCGGCAGCGACCTGCCCTTTATCCTCCGCTTGAAAGAAAAAATAACCGCCAGCCCGGAGAACTACTTGTCCAAACTAGTGTTCGCTTTGATGGCCAAAGAGATTTCTGACGCTTTGTACACGAGCCGAAACAAGACCGCTGCGGTGAGGGATTTTGAGCTGCTCGAAGATCTGTTTCGATTAAAAGAGGAGTTGAAGCCAAGAGGCGTGGAAGCCACCCTGCTGCCGGATTTTTTGCAATCGCGCGGCCTCGGCGAACTCCTCTGTCAGGTGGAAAAGAAAATTCAGCAGGGTAAAGCCTATTGGCAAAAGCAAGATTTTCAGGATCTGTTCGATTTCGCCAAAGCCGCGGGACGACCCGCCTATGCGATCTCGGATCTCATTGAAGAAGAGGAGCGATTGTTGCCGCGGATTGTTTTCCAAGAGGAGGAAAAAGGACCGGTCTATCAATCCCAGCGGGAGCACCAACCGCCTGGGCCGTATCCGTCGATCCAGTCGCTCATCGATTCGAAAGATTATAAAGTGCTTGTGCACAAAATATTTGAACGGGATGAACGGGCGTTTCGGTCGTTCATCGACAAGGTGGATCAGGTCGACAAATGGCGCGACGCCAAACAGCTGATCGATTGGGAGCTGAATAAACGCCGGCTGGATCCCTATTGCAAGGAGGCGGTCAAACTCGGCGATATCGTGTTCGCCAAGTATTTCAACAACAGCGGTTATTTATAAGAGCCGCACCGGCCGCAGCCCCGGACTGGCGCGTATCGCTTCACATGATAACGTCCAGGCGTGTGTATTTATCCTTTATCGCTGCGCGGTATCATCGGCTTTCAGAAAACAGCCGCCCCAGGAGCAACAAGATTCCATCGCCCGGCTCCCGGTGCGATCACTGGCTCAGCACACCCCCGGGACCCTGAGGCCGGATCAAAAGGTATAGCCGAAAGAAAAGTAGACCCGCGGTCGATGATGGCTGGCCTGACCATAGCTGATGGAGAGCGGGCCGAGCGGCGAGCTGAACGACAAGGACACGCCGTGACCGGTGATGAAATCTGTGGCGTTCACTTTGACGGCATTTTTCCAGGTTCCACCAAAATCAACCCGCAGCGAAAAAAACATCTCCCACAACGGCTTGTAGGGAATAGAATAGCGATATTCTCCACTTAACAAGATGGCATGCCGTCCCTGCATCTCTCCTTCGCGCAATCCATAAAAGGTCGTTTCTCCGCCCAGCCGGAACTGTTCGGAAAAAGGCGTAGTGAGATCTGAGGTGCCCCAATACACCTTTTGACAAAGCGTATTCCTCCGTTTGAACGTCCAATATCCCACCAGGTAGTTTTCCACCTTGAAATAGGAAAGGCCCGCACCGAGAAATTTGCCGCTGGAGACCTCGTACATAAATTCATGGTATTTTCCCGAAAAGGGGAACGGCACCCGATCGCGTGTGTCGACGATGGAATTCAGCCCCAGGGTGTTGATGTGCAGGTCGCCGGTATCATACCCGCCGCCCTGAAGGCTGTGAATGGAAATGTGCTCAGAGCGGGCGATCGCCCACAGGGTGCCGAACCGTCCCAGCTGACTGCCTAGACGAAAATGACCGCCTTTGGAATGACGTTCATATTGGCCGCGTTCGACAAACTGTTCATAATAATAATTTTTGTTCTCCCGATGATAAAGCTGCATCTGGCTGGTCAGATAGGTTTTGAAAATCCGGTTGGCATTGAACGTCAGCATCGCCACTTGATCTTTTCTGCCGTATCCGCCATGCAGGGTTATTTCGTTACCGCTGCCAAAGAGGTTTTCGTGGGCATATTCGATAAAACCTCGGCCCAGCCGTTCGTCGTCGTAACGGGCGCCGAGGCGGAGCAAATTGTATTTTTTTTCATCAAAATGAAGAGCCAGATTCCAGCTCGAGTCGATGCGATGCGTTCGCAATACGACGGAATTAAATAACCCGGAACCGTAAAGATTGGCCAAACCCCGTTTAGCTTGCTCCAGCTGAAAGTATTCCCCTGGTTTCAGAGTGAAGTCGCGGGCGATGACCATGTGCCGCGTGGTTCGATTGCCGGTAAAAAACAGCTTGGAGATCAGCCCTTCTCCGATCGTCACATAAGCGGTTTGTTTGGCCGCATCGTAATGGACCTTTCGGATGGCTGCCAGGGAATACCCCCGGCGACGATATTTCTGTAAAAGCGCAGTACAAGCCTTTTGCCAGCCATGCAGGTTCAGCGGCTGGTGAAGCTGGCTCTCGAACAGCGGCTGTAGGACTGAATCAGGGAGTACCGTGTTGCCGGAAAATTGGACCTGATGAAGCCACGGCCGGGGAAACAGATGATAGCACAAAACGGTATCGGTCCGTTCCACGCGAATGTCGGCGAAACAACTGTCCAGCTGGCCTTGTTCATAAAGGGCCTCCAGGTTGTCGCGAATCTGAGCCGGGGTGATGAGTCGTCCGGCGGTGGTGTCCAGCGAGGCGGGCAGGCGGACCCCCGCCGGTGCACGGATTCGCTGGCGGTGAATGTAAAAAGACGTGGGACCGGAGTGGGGCGCCTCCGGTGCCAGCAGGGCCTGCAGTGCGGGAAGCGCGGCACGCGTACGGCGTTGGCCCTCTTCATATAATTCAGGAAGCAG belongs to bacterium and includes:
- a CDS encoding DUF721 domain-containing protein, whose protein sequence is MADTVKTLAHSLDELIDKLGFQNKLKEQTVIREWSSIVGPQIGRIAKPEKIFDRVLYLRVANMSWRTELTFHKQTILQQIEKRIGKSIVSDLRFY
- a CDS encoding BamA/TamA family outer membrane protein, which translates into the protein MSAGRHIRRILLICFPAALIIAPQSPAEPDHILYRVDLRWTPARAPLFPVPAGQIARPKIGLALSGGGLRGVAHIGVLKCLEDHRIPIDLLCGTSIGSIVGGLYASGYSADEIWDQFQAINWKEIWSDAPNRAFQFLAEKQKRHRAILQLRLDGWKVVLPEALAPGQKLSDALTDLLLKAPFHENDFNCLRVPLRIVATDLITGDKVVLTHGDLVEAMRASIAVPLLLHPVSYQNRLLVDGGLLDNLPVEETREAGADIVIAVNATSNLHTSQDLETPWKIADQVTTIMQKEHKRRQLELADIVIDFQDLQMLSTNAELLPELYEEGQRRTRAALPALQALLAPEAPHSGPTSFYIHRQRIRAPAGVRLPASLDTTAGRLITPAQIRDNLEALYEQGQLDSCFADIRVERTDTVLCYHLFPRPWLHQVQFSGNTVLPDSVLQPLFESQLHQPLNLHGWQKACTALLQKYRRRGYSLAAIRKVHYDAAKQTAYVTIGEGLISKLFFTGNRTTRHMVIARDFTLKPGEYFQLEQAKRGLANLYGSGLFNSVVLRTHRIDSSWNLALHFDEKKYNLLRLGARYDDERLGRGFIEYAHENLFGSGNEITLHGGYGRKDQVAMLTFNANRIFKTYLTSQMQLYHRENKNYYYEQFVERGQYERHSKGGHFRLGSQLGRFGTLWAIARSEHISIHSLQGGGYDTGDLHINTLGLNSIVDTRDRVPFPFSGKYHEFMYEVSSGKFLGAGLSYFKVENYLVGYWTFKRRNTLCQKVYWGTSDLTTPFSEQFRLGGETTFYGLREGEMQGRHAILLSGEYRYSIPYKPLWEMFFSLRVDFGGTWKNAVKVNATDFITGHGVSLSFSSPLGPLSISYGQASHHRPRVYFSFGYTF
- the gyrA gene encoding DNA gyrase subunit A, producing the protein MLELKEKIVPVLIEEEMRNAYIDYSMSVIVSRALPDVRDGLKPVHRRVLYAMMDLGLRYPAAYKKSARIVGEVLGKYHPHGDSAVYETMVRMVQNFSLRYPLVDGQGNFGSIDGDDAAAMRYTEARLARISDEILRDLDKETVPFVPNFDETLKEPSVLPTLLPALLVNGAAGIAVGMATNMPPHNLGEVVDALVALIDHPELKPLDFKKYIKGPDFPTGALIVGDEEIDNYFKTGRGKLTVRARVHTEDVSGGRQRIVVNEIPYQVNKTALIERVAELVRDKKIEGIYDIRDESDREGMRIVFELRKETDAESTLKELFKHSQLQTTFGVIMLALVDGQPQVLTMKQLLSEFIKFRHEVVLRRTRFELDQAEKRAHILEGLKIALDHIDEIVQLIKKSRDVANARTGLMKKFRLSEIQANAILEMRLQRLTGLERKKIEEEYLALIKLIQKLKSLLNSKALRLQLVKQELLELKEKYGDGRRTQILAQGGGDTLKEMVSEETFIIAMTANGHIMRFPISEYEALKDKIKNELGKDCIRTVFRSVSSHYVLVIGRSGHAFVLRTSYIPLSNSIESFTPLSRLVQLSREESFIECIEVAKFVEDQYVLLATANGLVKRIALSEFVKVKPTGTPVINLKEEDQVVAAQLTGGHQEILMATALGKCIRFSEEEVRDMGLSAGGIRGIDLEKKDTVVSMIALSPGKAKTSLCTLTHLGYGKRSDLSEYSTYHRGGKGVVNYKISPKVGRVIGIVEVRENDVIVWLSKKGKQKRLKAKEIKGMGRATQGAAVAALKQGDEIAELFVLMQENDRK
- a CDS encoding DNA replication/repair protein RecF → MYLRSFSIRGFRNLQPQRWTFPRQTHFIFGDNGQGKTNLLESIYFLCLTKSFRTSEDQECLGHQQDHFSLEACFVDESQVEHSVQVFYQPGAGKSIHLDGKPIHRSSELVGRFPVIKLSQEDLEITNGPPQQRRRFCNILLSQVSVRYLGLLKEYERIVKQRNCILKEGLSGRSNRGAGVEIWDGPLMNKAAGISELRGKMVNELNPLLQALYQQFTDKGDILALEYLPDVAVQKDESYASAFQRRLNHCRRQEHQRGITLIGPHRDDFKFFINEKELRLFGSSGEHKSVAICLKAAEGVLIRRKLDRLPLVLLDDLYAELDWDRGARALQLFSDDLQCFVTGTSFDYQALQSQPAASGQVLWMRAGALERV
- the gyrB gene encoding DNA topoisomerase (ATP-hydrolyzing) subunit B, which codes for MNKKLKEPVYDASQIQVLKGLEAVRMRPAMYIGDVSVRGLHHLVNEVVDNSIDEALAGYCTEIDVSINKDGSVSVEDNGRGIPVDLHPEEKKSALEVVMTVLHAGGKFDKKAYKVSGGLHGVGVSVVNALSEWMVVEVARGGKVYRQRYERGFPTTPVKIVGQRKTTGTKTTFLPDGTIFKKRKFSFEIIVERLRELAFLNKDIKISITDKNTNKSEKFKYKGGLTAFVEYLDQNRTSISKKIIYISAERDGIPVEAALAYNDSYNDNIYSYVNNIHTIEGGTHEVGFKAALTRTLNNFAVKNKLIKNNDATLSGDDVREGLTAIISIKIKDPQFEGQTKTKLGNSEVKGTVEAIINENLSRFLDANTIVGKRIIEKCIVAARSREAARKARELTRRKSALENESLPGKLADCSWTEAEKTEIFIVEGNSAGGSAKQGRDRRFQAILPLRGKILNVEKARLDKILSNEEIRTIVAAMGTGIGREEFNLDKLRYHRIIIMTDADVDGAHIRTLLLTFFFRHMKSVIENGHLYIANPPLFRVQRGGDELYVYDHEELEAAIKRMSKDGGKNIVTQRYKGLGEMNPEQLWKTTMDPQSRTLQQVTIEEAFEADHIFSMLMGDEVENRRKFIEENAKYVRNLDI